GCGATGAATGGCCTCCACTGTTTATTCATTATTTGTTTGACAGCATGGCAGCTATAGGCGGATATATGGCATTGGTTCCAGTGCTTTACTTCTTAATTGTCAAGGTTCGGAAGCGGATGCCCCCTAAATGGATTCTGTGGGCTTCTGCTCTTGGGGCTCCACTTGGATTTTTAGCAATTGAATTTGGCTGGATGTTTGCGGAGATTGGTAGACAACCTTGGATATTAAATGGTTATTTACGAACGATGCATGCAGCGACAACGGCAAATAATGTTGGAGAAATGCTGATTCTTTTCTGCCTGCTGTACGCCTTCCTGGGAACGGTGTGCGCCCTTGTTCTTAAACGGATGTTTAAAGATAAACCAGTCGAATTGGAACTGGAAAAATAAGACGGGGAGGTAGAAATACATGACGCTTGCATTGCTTGGGATCACCATTCTGTGGATTTTCCTGTATGGTTATCTGATCGTTGCTTCCATTGACTTTGGAGCGGGATTCTTTGCTTACTATTCTAGACGCCGCAAGAAGGACCACATCGTAAACGGAATTATTCAGCGCTATCTGTCCCCTGTCTGGGAAGTTACAAATGTGTTTCTGATCTTCTTTATTGTAGGGATTGTCGGATTCTTCCCGGACACGGCTTACTATTACGGCACAGCGTTGCTAATTCCCGGTAGTTTAGCTTTAGTGCTGGTGTCTTTACGCGGTTCTTTCTATGCTTTTGCGCATTACGGGGCTAGGGACAGTACCCTTTATTATGGAATTTATGGAATTACGGGTCTGTTGATTCCTGCTGCTTTATCTACCGTTCTAGTAGCATCGGAGGGTGGATTTATTGTAGAAGAGGGCAGGAAAATTCATCTATTAATGGGCAAAATGCTGGCAACTCCTTATACTTATGCGGTTATATTTCTTGCTTTAGTCAGCGTATTATTTATTAGCGCAACCTTTTTGACCTTTTATGCTAATAAAGCAGGAGATAAGGATGCGACCAAGATGTTACACTCCTATGCAATGATCTGGTCCCTTCCAACTATTATTGCCAGCTTGCTTGTGTTTTGGACCATTCAAATGCATAATCCAGAGCATTATGCCAAAATGGTGGAAAACGGATGGTTTTTCTTTGTTTCTTTTGTTTCGTTTCTGATAGCGACCTTTTTATTGTATAAACGACGTGCGTATGGCTGGGCGTTTATTGCGGTCATGCTACAATTTTTCTTTGCTTTCTTTGGATATGGCAAAGCGCATTTACCTTACTTGTTGTATCCCTACATCACAATTAACGATAGTATTAACAGTCCAGAGATGGGGAAGGCGCTAGTCGTTGGGTTCATAGCCGGGCTATGTTTATTAGTTCCTTCGCTCATTTTGTTGATGAGGCTCTTCTTATTTGATGCTAAATACGTCAAAGGTGATAAGAAAAACTAGTAATTTGTTAACAATTTTTGACAAGAGAAGTACTCCAGCAGTTTGGGGCTGCTTCTCTTTTTTTTCTGTAAGAGACATATGATATATTTGAATTATCGTAAAATGAGGAGGATATTATTAATGAATAATTTCGTAAGGGAAGTTACACCTGAAGAGGTGTTGACGAAATTAAAGGAGGAGGCTGCTATTCAAATTATTGATGTGCGAGAGCCAGAAGAGTGGGTGGCAGGTCACATTGAAGAAGCGATCCTAATTCCCTTAAATGATGTTCCAGCATCTCTGGACCGATTTGATACTTCCAAAGAAATCATCATGGTATGCCGCAGTGGAGCAAGAAGCTACCATGCTTGCGAGTTTTTAAAGCATAATGGAATTGAAGCAGTCAATATGGAGGGCGGCATGCTCGCTTGGCCAGGAGAGATTGCTCGCTAAAGTAAAGTGGGGGAGTAACATGCCGAAACAACAGATAAAATGGTTGGGCTGGCTAGGAGCAATGTTTCTGTTACTCGTCGTAACCGGTTGTGGTGGCAGTGATAAGAAGGAAGGGACCATCGAATTGCAAGCCACCCAAGATGGTTTTCAGGCGAAGCTGAAAATAAAGCCAGGAATAGCTGGAGTTAATACGTATACAGTCACGATTACCAATGACAAATCACAGACAACTGCAGGGCAAGGAGCTGTGTTGCATTTTGAAATGCCTAACATGGATACGCATGGTAAAAGTGAAAAGGAGCTAAAGAAGCAAAAGGAAGCAAACTGGCAAGAATCCGGCCCGCATATTATGATGCCTGGTGAATGGCAGAGCATGCTGGAGTGGAAAGATGATCAAGGCCAAGTACACACGTTTCTATACAACTACGAGATAAAAGAGTAGGGGGATAAAAATGGAGGATGTAACAGCAGGGAGTCTCTATCGAAAGTGGTTGCCCATCTTTGGAGTCATTATTATTCTGATTGCTGTAGGCAGTGTTTTGTACAAAAGCTATTTTTCAACGGCTGATATGCCAATTATTAAGAAAGTTCAAGATTTTACACTGGAGCGGATGGATGGGCAGAATGTCAAGCTTTCCGATTCCAATGGTAAAGTCCGTCTCATCTCATTCATTTTTTTGCGTTGTCCCGATGTCTGTCCGCTAACCACACAGCATATGGTGGATTTACAGAATGAATTAAAAGAAACTGGGATGTATGGAAAAGACATAGAATTCATTTCTGTCACTTTTGATTATGAAAACGATACTCCTGAAGCTTTACAGAAATATGCGAAAGCAGTTCAAGCCGATCCTAGCGGCTGGCAATTCCTACGTGGTCCAGATGATATTATGAAGCCAATATTAAATGATTTTTGGATTGGTGCAGAGAAGCAAAAGGATGGCCTCTATGTACATACTATGAAAACATTCCTTTTAGACAAAAATCAAAATATTCGTCAGATATACGGTATGGCGGATGATATGGACAAAGAAAAGATTTTACGTGAAATGAAAAAACTAGTTAAAGAGTAAGAGGTTTTATAACGGTTGAGGTAGGTTTACTATTTCCATTTCGTGAAAATAACTAGATAAATAGTTGAGAAGGCTGCCAGGAGATATGGCAGCTTTTTTCTTACCCAAAATTCCGCTTCTTTAAACACTCCTACACGAAACCTTAACATTCCTTAACATTCCTTTTACGTTACGTTCATTCTAGCTTTAAGCTCGGGATGTAGGATGAGAGTGTATAAGAAATCAAATGATTTGAAGGTGACGAGGGGGATTTCCTTTGAAAAAGATTTCATCCATTTTTATGGCAAGTATGCTATCTGTAGGGTTATTGTTAACTGGCTGTGGAGCAGGAGGCACTTCTAATGCGACAGCACCGGCTACACCAGCACCAGCTACAACCGAAACGAAACCAGATACGAATACAGCCAGCAGCGGTTCTATTACAGCTGTAGGGTCCACAGCCATGCAGCCGTTAGTAGAGCAGGCAGCTAAGAAATTTATGGAGAAAAATCAGCAAGTGCAAATTCAAGTGCAAGGTGGGGGGAGTGGCACCGGTTTAAGCCAGGTGGCCAATGGTGCAGCTACTATCGGAAACTCTGATATTTTTGCAGAAGAAAAGAAAGGCATTCCTGCTGACCAATTAGTGGATCACAAAATTGCTGTAGTAGGTATGGCAGCTGTGATTCATCCTAAGGCAGGTGTAGATAATCTAACAAAGCAACAAGTAATTGATATTTTCACGGGTAAAGTAACCAACTGGAAGGAAGTCGGTGGAGCAGACCAAAAGATTACATTGGTCAACCGTCCGAAGAACTCTGGTACTCGTGCTACATTCGTGCAATACGCTCTGGATGGTGCAGAGGAGGCTGAAGGAATCACGGAGGATTCTTCCGGCACGGTTCGCAAAATTATCGCAGAAACTCCAGGAGCAATCGGTTACCTTGGCACTTCCTATCTCAATGATACTGTAAAAGCAGTAAAACTAGATGGTGTAGAAGCAACGACAGAAAACATCGTAACAAATAAATATAAAGTGTGGGCTTATCAGCACATGTATACAAAAGGTGAGCCAACAGGCGCGCAAAAAGATTTCTTGGATTTCATGACAAGTGACGAAGTACAAACAGGAATCGTACAAGAGCTGAAATATATCCCAGCATCCGCCATGAAGGTGGAAAGAACAGCGAAGGGTGAGATTACACAAAAATAGAGAAACGTGTAGCTCAAAAAAAGGTGAACGAAATAAAGGGGGAGCGTTTAGTGAGCGCTGAACAAAGAACAACACTGTTACAGCAGGGAACAACAGTAAGAGCGGGGCAAATGAGAAACCCCGCTACTGCCAAAAAACTTTCCGACCGGTTCCATATCAATAAAAAACATGCATGGGAAGAAAAAGCAGGGAAGCTAATTACAGCTGTCTGTGCGGGATTGTTAGGCCTTCTAACGCTCTCCATCCTCTATTTTATTGCTTCACGCGGCCTCGCTACCTTTATGGTGGACGGGGTTAGCGTGTCGCAATTTTTTACCGGTACAAAATGGGACCCAGAAGCAGAGCCCGGCCAATTTGGGGCAGTAGCTTTTATACTAGGTTCCTTTGGGGTTACCCTGATTGCAACATTAATTGCAGCCCCGCTAGGCATAGGAGCGGCTGTGTATATGACAGAGATTGCGCCAAGATTTGGCCAAAAAGTATTGAAGCCAGTTATGGAGCTGTTAGTTGGAATACCATCGGTGGTATACGGCTATGTAGGTCTTACCTTGCTTGTTCCGTTTCTTCGCAGTCAATTTGATATTTTAGGATTTAGCTTACTTGCAGGGGGAATTGTCCTAGCAGTTATGATCCTGCCGACTGTGACCAGTGTTGCCGCTGATGCAATCGCAACTGTGCCACAGGAATTACGCAATGCCTCGCTTGCATTAGGTGCCACTCGCTGGCAAACAATTCGCCATGTTGTGCTATATACAGCACGGTCTGGCTGTCTGACAGGTGTTGTTCTTGGTATGGCTCGGGCCTTCGGTGAGGCGCTAGCTGTTCAAATGGTTATTGGAAATACGTTGAAGCTGCCTGGAGGTTTATTCGATCCGTCGATTACACTGACAAGTGGTATCACATTAAATATGGGAAATACGATCCCAGGTACTCCTTATCATAATGCGCTTTGGTCCATGTGCTTAGTTTTGTTGGCTATGTCCCTATTATTTATCCTAGTGGTTCGCTTAATCGGTAGAAAGAAGGGGGCCAAATAATGACTAACAAACAAAAGGATAAGCTCGCCACCCTCTTACTCACTGGAATTGCTGTTCTCTTAATTGCTGTGTTGATCGGTCTTTTGGGTTTTGTGATTAGCAAGGGGGCAGCAAAATTAAATTGGGACTTTATCACTTCCCCGCCAGACATGCTAAACGCAGGTGGAGGAATTGGTCCTCAGCTATTTAACTCGCTATATTTATTGGTCTTAACGATGTGCTTCGCTGTTCCTATTGGGCTTGGTGCAGGAATTTATCTGGCAGAATATGCGCCAGACCGCAAGTGGGTGCAAATGATTCGCATGTCTATTGAGGTGCTGTCTTCGCTACCGTCGATCGTTGTAGGTATGTTTGGGTTGTTACTGTTTGTAAGCATGACAGGCTGGGGATATTCATTGATCTCTGGGGCGTTGGCTCTGACTGTATTTAATCTGCCGTTACTTGTTCGGATTACAGAGGATGCCCTGCGTTCTGTCCCACAGGATCAGAAGGAAGCTAGCTATGCATTAGGTGTAACGAAATGGAAAACAATCGTTTCCGTTCTATTACCTACTGCGTTGCCCGGCTTGGTTACGGGATTTGTACTTGCTTCAGGTCGCGTATTTGGGGAAGCGGCAGCACTACTGTTTACAGCGGGTATGACCTCTCCTGATATTCAATTTCATAATTTAAATCTAAGTAGCCCATCTTCTCCATGGAATGTATTTCGTCCAGCAGAGTCATTAGCTGTACACATCTGGAAAATTAATGCGGAGGGTCTCGTTGCAGATGCGCGAGAAATTGCGGATGGAGCGGCGGCCATTCTGGTGATCGCAGTTCTTCTGTTTAATGGTGGGGCACGTTGGTTTGGTCGTTGGTTGCACAAGCGTTTGACCAAAATTGCCGCCTAAGGAAAAGGAGAATCAATCATGCCAATAACAATTGCCCAAACAAAAGCGATTATTGAAGCAGAGAGCTTGTCCGTTTTTTATGGCGACAAGCATGCTGTAAAAAATATTCACATCCAAATGCAACGCAATACCGTAACAGCCTTAATCGGTCCGTCCGGCTGTGGGAAATCTAGCTTTCTACGCACGATTAATCGCATGAATGAAGAGATTAAAGGCTGTCGTGTGACAGGAAGACTTTTGCTAGATGGAGCGAATATCTATGAGCCTTCTGTAAAAAAAGAGGGATTGCGTCAATCGGTCGGAATGCTGTTTCAGCGTGCTAATCCCTTTCAAAAATCCATTTATGAAAACATTGCATTTGCACCGCGCCATCACGGGACTACTAATAAAGCTGAATTAAACGATATAGTGGAAGAAAGTTTACGAAAGGCTGCCTTATGGGATGAAGTGAAGGATCGGCTGAATGATTCCGCTCTAGCTCTGTCAGGAGGTCAACAGCAACGGCTGTGCTTAGCACGTGCAATCGCAATGAAGCCGGAAATCCTGCTTTTAGATGAACCTTGTTCAGCGTTGGACCCAATTTCTACCTCGAAGATTGAAGAGCTTATCATCCAATTGAAACACGATTATACGATTGTCATTGTGACTCATAATATGCACCAGGCTGTACGAGTAGCAGATGAGACGGCTTTCTTTCTCATGGGAGAGCTAGTGGAGAAAGCCTCCACTGACAAATTATTCAATAACCCTAAGAGGGCAGAGACAGAAGATTATCTGAGCGGTCGTTTTGGGTAAGAATAAGGTGGCACAACAGAAAAAACCAGCATGGCTTTACGTCATTGCTGGTTTTTTTATATAACGGGAAATCATAACGATATAGGCTACTTGTTTGAGTACAAATCAATCTTTCATGCGTTTAGGCATGGGAAAGACCTGTTTTCACGGATTCTTGCTTTTTTTAGTCTGTTTTATAGTCGAAATGAGTATACTAATTTTTTAGTGGAAGAAAAGTGAAAGTGTGAAAGCCTTGGGAGAATACAACTATCCATATGAAAATTATGTTACTATAAAGGCAGAGTGCATAGAACGGCCCACATCGTATTTGTAGGAGGTATTTTTTTGAGTGAGGTTAAAATTTTTGGTTTAGGTGGTCTGGGGGAAATTGGTAAAAATATGTATTGCGTAGAGTACGAGGATGAGATTATCATCATCGACTGTGGCGTAAAGTTTCCTGAGACCGAAATGTTTGGGATAGATTTGGTGATACCAGATGTTTCCTACCTAATTGAAAACCAGCATAAGATCAAGGCTATGGTACTTACTCATGGACATGAAGACCATATTGGTGCTATTCCCTATGTGTTAAAACAAATCCAGACAACGATTTATGGCGGACGCCTGACACTTGGTTTGGTAAAGGCTAAGCTTGAAGAGCACCGTATGCAAAATGACGTAAAGATGGTACCTGTGTTTGAGGATACGATTTTGTCATTTGAAAATCTCTCTGTTTCTTTCTTCCGTACTAATCATAGTATTCCTGATTCGTTTGGTATTGCGATTGAGACACCAGAAGGAACAGTGGTTCATACAGGGGATTTTAAATTTGACCTGACACCAGTAGGACGTCCTACAGAGTTTGGAAAAATTGCCCGCATCGGAAAAAATGGTGTACTAGCTTTGATGTCTGATAGCACCAACAGTGAACGTCCAGGCTTTACAATGTCAGAGCGTACGGTTGGCGATAGCATTATGGATGTCGTTAGCAAGGCGAGAGGTCGTATCATTCTGGCAACCTTTGCTTCTAATGTGCACCGTTTGCAACAAGTTGTAGATGCAGCAGTAGCGGATGACAGGAAGATTGCTGTTATCGGCCGAAGCATGGAAAAAGCCTTCATGATTGGCCAGGAGCTAGGCTATATCCAAATGCCTGAAGGATGTCAAATCGACATTAAAAACATTGATAATTACTCTGATAACAAGGTATTAATTATTTGTACAGGTAGTCAGGGAGAACCGATGGCAGCGCTAACGCGTATTGCGTCTGGTTCACACCGTTCCGTTCAGATCTATCCAGACGATAC
The nucleotide sequence above comes from Brevibacillus laterosporus LMG 15441. Encoded proteins:
- a CDS encoding cytochrome d ubiquinol oxidase subunit II, giving the protein MTLALLGITILWIFLYGYLIVASIDFGAGFFAYYSRRRKKDHIVNGIIQRYLSPVWEVTNVFLIFFIVGIVGFFPDTAYYYGTALLIPGSLALVLVSLRGSFYAFAHYGARDSTLYYGIYGITGLLIPAALSTVLVASEGGFIVEEGRKIHLLMGKMLATPYTYAVIFLALVSVLFISATFLTFYANKAGDKDATKMLHSYAMIWSLPTIIASLLVFWTIQMHNPEHYAKMVENGWFFFVSFVSFLIATFLLYKRRAYGWAFIAVMLQFFFAFFGYGKAHLPYLLYPYITINDSINSPEMGKALVVGFIAGLCLLVPSLILLMRLFLFDAKYVKGDKKN
- a CDS encoding rhodanese-like domain-containing protein, encoding MNNFVREVTPEEVLTKLKEEAAIQIIDVREPEEWVAGHIEEAILIPLNDVPASLDRFDTSKEIIMVCRSGARSYHACEFLKHNGIEAVNMEGGMLAWPGEIAR
- a CDS encoding SCO family protein, which translates into the protein MEDVTAGSLYRKWLPIFGVIIILIAVGSVLYKSYFSTADMPIIKKVQDFTLERMDGQNVKLSDSNGKVRLISFIFLRCPDVCPLTTQHMVDLQNELKETGMYGKDIEFISVTFDYENDTPEALQKYAKAVQADPSGWQFLRGPDDIMKPILNDFWIGAEKQKDGLYVHTMKTFLLDKNQNIRQIYGMADDMDKEKILREMKKLVKE
- a CDS encoding phosphate ABC transporter substrate-binding protein: MKKISSIFMASMLSVGLLLTGCGAGGTSNATAPATPAPATTETKPDTNTASSGSITAVGSTAMQPLVEQAAKKFMEKNQQVQIQVQGGGSGTGLSQVANGAATIGNSDIFAEEKKGIPADQLVDHKIAVVGMAAVIHPKAGVDNLTKQQVIDIFTGKVTNWKEVGGADQKITLVNRPKNSGTRATFVQYALDGAEEAEGITEDSSGTVRKIIAETPGAIGYLGTSYLNDTVKAVKLDGVEATTENIVTNKYKVWAYQHMYTKGEPTGAQKDFLDFMTSDEVQTGIVQELKYIPASAMKVERTAKGEITQK
- the pstC gene encoding phosphate ABC transporter permease subunit PstC, with amino-acid sequence MRNPATAKKLSDRFHINKKHAWEEKAGKLITAVCAGLLGLLTLSILYFIASRGLATFMVDGVSVSQFFTGTKWDPEAEPGQFGAVAFILGSFGVTLIATLIAAPLGIGAAVYMTEIAPRFGQKVLKPVMELLVGIPSVVYGYVGLTLLVPFLRSQFDILGFSLLAGGIVLAVMILPTVTSVAADAIATVPQELRNASLALGATRWQTIRHVVLYTARSGCLTGVVLGMARAFGEALAVQMVIGNTLKLPGGLFDPSITLTSGITLNMGNTIPGTPYHNALWSMCLVLLAMSLLFILVVRLIGRKKGAK
- the pstA gene encoding phosphate ABC transporter permease PstA, which gives rise to MTNKQKDKLATLLLTGIAVLLIAVLIGLLGFVISKGAAKLNWDFITSPPDMLNAGGGIGPQLFNSLYLLVLTMCFAVPIGLGAGIYLAEYAPDRKWVQMIRMSIEVLSSLPSIVVGMFGLLLFVSMTGWGYSLISGALALTVFNLPLLVRITEDALRSVPQDQKEASYALGVTKWKTIVSVLLPTALPGLVTGFVLASGRVFGEAAALLFTAGMTSPDIQFHNLNLSSPSSPWNVFRPAESLAVHIWKINAEGLVADAREIADGAAAILVIAVLLFNGGARWFGRWLHKRLTKIAA
- the pstB gene encoding phosphate ABC transporter ATP-binding protein PstB → MPITIAQTKAIIEAESLSVFYGDKHAVKNIHIQMQRNTVTALIGPSGCGKSSFLRTINRMNEEIKGCRVTGRLLLDGANIYEPSVKKEGLRQSVGMLFQRANPFQKSIYENIAFAPRHHGTTNKAELNDIVEESLRKAALWDEVKDRLNDSALALSGGQQQRLCLARAIAMKPEILLLDEPCSALDPISTSKIEELIIQLKHDYTIVIVTHNMHQAVRVADETAFFLMGELVEKASTDKLFNNPKRAETEDYLSGRFG
- the rnjA gene encoding ribonuclease J1; the protein is MSEVKIFGLGGLGEIGKNMYCVEYEDEIIIIDCGVKFPETEMFGIDLVIPDVSYLIENQHKIKAMVLTHGHEDHIGAIPYVLKQIQTTIYGGRLTLGLVKAKLEEHRMQNDVKMVPVFEDTILSFENLSVSFFRTNHSIPDSFGIAIETPEGTVVHTGDFKFDLTPVGRPTEFGKIARIGKNGVLALMSDSTNSERPGFTMSERTVGDSIMDVVSKARGRIILATFASNVHRLQQVVDAAVADDRKIAVIGRSMEKAFMIGQELGYIQMPEGCQIDIKNIDNYSDNKVLIICTGSQGEPMAALTRIASGSHRSVQIYPDDTVIISASPIPGNTVNVSRIIDKLYRAGANVVQNTAFDIHASGHGSSEELRLMLSFLRPTYFIPIHGEYRMLKQHGRLAEQVGVESDNIFIIDNGDVVSCTRESGRVTSKVTAGIVLIDGSGIGDVGNIVLRDRKHLAEDGLMVVVVSIDMKQFKLLTGPDIVSRGFVYVRGSESLIQEATALVKQKLLEALDRKVREWSELKSQINQVLKPFIFEKTGRNPMILTIVMEV